One Clostridium estertheticum DNA segment encodes these proteins:
- a CDS encoding glycoside hydrolase family 3 C-terminal domain-containing protein, whose translation MKINIKELVGKMTLEEKASLCSGENFWETKSIERLGIQSIMMTDGPHGLRKQAANADHMGLNESVPATCFPTAASLATSWDRELMYKLGQTLGEECQAEDVAIILGPGINIKRSPLCGRNFEYFSEDPVLSGELGAAHVNGVQSLGIGTSVKHFAANNQEHDRMTISAEIDERTLREIYLTAFEILIKKAKPWTVMCAYNKINGTYCSENKKLLTDILREEWGFDGFVVSDWGAVDIRTNSLKAGLDLEMPGANGYTDKQIVEAIKNGELDEEILDRAVQNIVTILLKAKEGKKKNVTYDKVEHHRLAREIARDCIVLLKSEGNILPLNKDSLKHIAVIGEFAKNPRYQGGGSSHVNATKVENAYNEILKIVGVDSKISYAKGYDLKNDVIDRSLIGIAKEVAKKSEVAILFVGLPDSFESEGYDRKHMDMPQSHVKLIEEVLEVQRNVIVVLSNGSIVNMTSWNKEVKGILEAGLSGQAGGGAIADVLFGIANPSAKLPETIPLKLSDTPAYLNFPGEKGKVSYKEGIFVGYRYYDKKQMDVLYPFGHGLSYTTFEYRDLSLSSSKIKDSDILEVKVKVKNTGKIFGKEIIQLYVRDIYSTVIRPEKELKAFDKVELQAGEEKEVTFELGKRAFAYYDEVFKAWIVEGGEFEILIGKSSREICLKEVLYVESTKVPRSKFNRYTKLKEWMSDATGCALVQPILAKFNEATGMLDSGDESTKVMMEAMFADMPICKLINFSQGMFSEDMLNQVIDAVNNVEQ comes from the coding sequence ATGAAGATAAATATTAAAGAATTAGTTGGAAAAATGACTTTAGAAGAAAAGGCTTCATTATGTTCAGGTGAGAATTTTTGGGAAACCAAGAGCATTGAGAGACTGGGAATACAATCTATAATGATGACGGATGGACCTCATGGTCTTAGAAAACAGGCTGCAAATGCAGATCATATGGGATTAAATGAAAGTGTACCTGCTACTTGCTTTCCTACAGCAGCTTCCTTAGCAACTTCCTGGGATAGAGAGCTTATGTATAAGCTAGGGCAGACACTCGGAGAAGAATGTCAAGCAGAGGATGTAGCAATAATATTAGGACCAGGTATAAATATTAAGAGATCTCCTCTATGTGGTAGGAATTTCGAATATTTTTCTGAGGATCCGGTTCTTAGTGGAGAACTGGGAGCAGCTCATGTAAATGGAGTACAAAGCCTAGGAATAGGAACTTCCGTTAAGCACTTTGCTGCGAATAATCAGGAACATGATCGCATGACCATAAGTGCTGAAATTGATGAAAGAACTTTAAGAGAAATATACTTAACAGCCTTTGAAATACTTATTAAGAAAGCAAAGCCATGGACAGTAATGTGTGCTTATAATAAGATAAATGGCACCTATTGTTCAGAAAATAAAAAGTTATTAACGGATATCCTTAGGGAAGAGTGGGGCTTTGATGGTTTTGTTGTATCTGATTGGGGGGCTGTGGATATAAGAACGAATTCTTTAAAGGCAGGGTTAGATTTAGAGATGCCAGGAGCGAATGGGTATACAGATAAGCAAATCGTTGAAGCTATAAAAAATGGAGAATTAGACGAAGAAATTTTAGATAGGGCAGTACAAAACATAGTAACTATACTCCTCAAAGCTAAGGAAGGCAAAAAGAAAAATGTTACTTATGATAAAGTAGAACATCATAGACTTGCTAGAGAAATTGCTAGGGACTGCATAGTATTACTTAAAAGTGAGGGCAATATTTTGCCATTAAATAAAGATAGCTTAAAGCATATTGCAGTTATAGGAGAGTTTGCTAAAAATCCTAGGTATCAAGGGGGCGGAAGCTCTCATGTCAATGCTACAAAGGTAGAAAATGCTTATAATGAAATACTAAAAATTGTAGGAGTGGATAGCAAAATAAGTTATGCAAAAGGCTATGATTTAAAGAATGATGTTATAGATAGGTCGTTAATAGGAATTGCAAAGGAAGTAGCGAAAAAATCTGAGGTGGCGATATTGTTTGTTGGCTTACCAGACTCTTTTGAATCAGAAGGTTATGATAGAAAGCACATGGATATGCCACAAAGTCATGTGAAATTGATAGAAGAAGTGCTGGAGGTTCAAAGGAATGTAATTGTGGTATTAAGCAATGGTTCGATAGTTAATATGACATCATGGAATAAAGAGGTTAAGGGAATTTTGGAAGCAGGACTTTCGGGGCAGGCTGGTGGAGGTGCTATTGCAGATGTATTATTTGGTATAGCAAACCCCAGTGCCAAGCTCCCGGAAACCATCCCTTTGAAGCTTTCAGATACTCCAGCATATTTAAACTTCCCAGGAGAAAAGGGGAAGGTTTCATATAAAGAAGGGATATTTGTAGGCTATAGATATTATGATAAGAAGCAAATGGATGTGCTATACCCTTTTGGACATGGATTATCCTATACTACCTTTGAATATAGGGATTTATCTTTAAGTAGCAGTAAAATAAAAGATAGTGACATACTAGAAGTTAAGGTTAAGGTTAAAAATACAGGAAAAATATTTGGGAAAGAAATTATACAGCTTTATGTAAGAGATATTTATAGTACTGTAATTCGTCCAGAAAAAGAGTTGAAAGCCTTTGATAAGGTAGAATTACAAGCAGGAGAAGAAAAGGAAGTAACCTTTGAATTAGGAAAGAGAGCTTTTGCTTATTATGATGAAGTATTTAAGGCTTGGATTGTAGAAGGAGGAGAATTCGAGATTTTAATAGGTAAATCTTCAAGAGAAATTTGTTTGAAAGAAGTTTTATATGTAGAATCCACGAAAGTACCAAGAAGCAAGTTTAATAGATATACAAAGCTGAAAGAATGGATGAGTGATGCAACTGGATGTGCCTTAGTTCAGCCTATACTAGCTAAGTTTAATGAAGCTACAGGAATGCTAGATTCAGGGGACGAAAGTACCAAGGTAATGATGGAAGCTATGTTTGCTGATATGCCAATATGTAAGCTTATTAATTTTAGCCAAGGAATGTTTAGTGAGGACATGTTAAATCAAGTTATTGATGCAGTAAACAATGTAGAACAATAA